One genomic region from Desulfurispira natronophila encodes:
- a CDS encoding DUF502 domain-containing protein encodes MKEWLKRSFKGLGLVLPLALTLYLIFWLVTTIESFIGGILRYFLPDLLYFPGLGILASVGVLLFIGWTVNLYLFRIIIEYSESLLQRIPLVKTAITGLKDLMTFVSKANSKKEFGSVVTVDVQGMKLIGFITDQKGGQTIGSDNPDEVAVYIPLSYQIGGFTVYVDHSRLKNLDIGVEEAMRIVVTANMTKRSNKGV; translated from the coding sequence ATGAAAGAGTGGCTCAAAAGATCATTCAAGGGGCTGGGCCTGGTTCTTCCCCTGGCCCTGACCCTCTACTTAATTTTTTGGCTAGTAACAACAATTGAGAGTTTTATTGGTGGCATTTTGCGCTATTTTTTGCCCGATCTGCTCTACTTTCCTGGCTTGGGGATTTTGGCCAGCGTCGGTGTGTTGCTGTTTATCGGCTGGACTGTCAACCTCTACCTGTTCCGCATTATCATCGAGTACAGCGAAAGCTTGCTGCAACGCATCCCTCTCGTCAAAACTGCCATTACCGGTCTTAAGGATCTGATGACCTTTGTTTCCAAGGCCAACAGCAAAAAAGAATTTGGCTCGGTGGTTACAGTAGATGTACAGGGCATGAAACTCATTGGCTTTATTACTGACCAAAAGGGTGGGCAAACCATTGGCTCGGACAATCCCGATGAAGTAGCGGTCTATATCCCTTTGAGCTACCAGATCGGCGGTTTTACCGTTTATGTGGATCACTCCCGTTTGAAAAATCTGGATATTGGAGTTGAGGAGGCCATGCGCATCGTGGTGACCGCCAATATGACCAAACGTAGCAACAAGGGAGTATAG
- a CDS encoding gamma-glutamyl-gamma-aminobutyrate hydrolase family protein, giving the protein MAQVKRRHKRPIIGVTGPQKGGLAAWWCTNLCVRLGGGIPLRLTPMRPVGADVLDGIIIGGGADVDPSLYGDPVDNEELLLIESAGEEDQRPALGSQLISLLIAPLLFVARRLLSTKNPRQFDSARDMLETSLIRTALEQDIPILGICRGAQLINIVSGGTLFRDLSSFYGEVPRLYSVLPRKKIVVTPQTCLSQLMGSPVQWVNSLHDQAINTLGQAMVISAREEQQVVQAIESQDHTFVLGVQWHPEYLFYRPAQRALFRHLANCARKHGQENRKIP; this is encoded by the coding sequence TTGGCTCAAGTAAAGCGTCGCCACAAACGCCCCATTATCGGAGTCACCGGACCGCAAAAAGGGGGATTGGCCGCCTGGTGGTGCACCAACCTCTGTGTGCGCCTGGGAGGAGGCATTCCCTTGCGCCTGACCCCAATGCGACCCGTGGGTGCCGACGTGCTGGATGGCATTATTATTGGCGGCGGAGCCGATGTTGACCCATCTCTCTACGGCGACCCCGTGGATAACGAAGAGCTGTTACTGATCGAAAGTGCCGGTGAAGAGGACCAGCGACCTGCCCTGGGCTCTCAGCTCATATCCCTCTTGATCGCTCCCCTCCTTTTTGTCGCCCGGCGCCTGCTCAGCACCAAAAACCCTCGACAGTTTGACAGTGCCCGTGACATGCTGGAAACATCTCTGATTCGCACTGCCCTCGAGCAGGACATCCCCATCCTTGGCATATGTCGTGGAGCACAGCTTATAAATATCGTCAGTGGTGGTACGCTTTTTCGCGACCTATCCAGTTTTTATGGTGAAGTTCCCCGATTATACTCGGTTCTCCCACGTAAAAAAATTGTAGTAACGCCTCAAACCTGCCTGAGCCAGCTAATGGGAAGTCCTGTACAGTGGGTAAATTCCCTGCACGACCAAGCTATCAACACACTGGGCCAGGCTATGGTCATCAGCGCTCGCGAAGAACAGCAAGTAGTACAAGCTATCGAAAGCCAAGATCACACCTTCGTGTTGGGAGTACAGTGGCATCCCGAGTACCTCTTTTATCGGCCCGCTCAGCGGGCACTATTTCGGCACCTGGCAAACTGTGCGCGAAAACATGGGCAAGAAAACAGAAAAATCCCATAA